One window from the genome of Molothrus ater isolate BHLD 08-10-18 breed brown headed cowbird chromosome 5, BPBGC_Mater_1.1, whole genome shotgun sequence encodes:
- the FAM107B gene encoding protein FAM107B, giving the protein MAEPDYIDDDNPELIRPQKLINPVKSSRNHQDLHRELLMNQKRGLAPQNKPELQKVMEKRKRDQVIKQQKEEEAQKKKSDLEIELLKRQQKLEQLELEKQKIQEEQENAPEFVKVKGNLRRTVQEATEAPDS; this is encoded by the exons ATGGCTGAACCAGACTACATAGATGATGACAATCCTGAATTAATTAGACCTCAGAAATTAATTAATCCTGTGAAGTCATCCCGGAATCATCAAGATCTCCATAGAGAGCTGCTTATGAATCAGAAAAG GGGTCTTGCACCTCAGAACAAACCAGAGCTACAGAAGGTGATGGAGAAAAGGAAACGAGATCAGGTtattaaacaacaaaaagaagaggaagcaCAGAAGAAGAAGTCAGACCTGGAAATAGAACTACTGAAACGGCAGCAGAAACTGGAGCAG CTGGAACTGGAGAAGCAGAAGAtacaggaagagcaggaaaatgcGCCTGAATTTGTCAAAGTCAAGGGCAACTTGAGGAGGACGGTCCAGGAAGCAACAGAAGCACCAGACTCCTAG